From the genome of Hyperolius riggenbachi isolate aHypRig1 chromosome 9, aHypRig1.pri, whole genome shotgun sequence, one region includes:
- the LOC137531619 gene encoding uncharacterized protein → MGKRKGEHQNSSSKSKSKSKSRSNRKESDLKDNQDAREGGSTDYHAKSRGKSQSTKSVVTVVDTKSHPSSQTHKSSSSVSSEDYDPYFNPNMAKPAFPAKESCWICGRLALPNKKVCDLCHLDIAREDREVSTLIKQVVKDTVSELNTKQSPPRSEAHSFSTEKYSSDDDSEHESIGFDFSLIPPFVARIKEAIQWEDDVSSPKKKRYYKQLDKVKISFPLLDEIKELITDEWEKTVKKPSLKNKLQKLYPLAEPDEALISTNPLVDASLMKIVKNVTLPLEDSVSFSDLMDRQIDQDLKRAFLASGEVTRIGISLTSVAKALKVWIEDVQKAVVSNSSVEDITFALEELSLVSDFVGTAAVDTVRSSSRSMLYNIMARRALWLKPWSADPTSKQSWAKIPFDGKNLFGSKMDTAISRVTGGKSGLIPQDRKFRRTKYPQFKRQQFNRFTEARSYRPGKEFKRNWKSQPFQRSIKSRVSQQTGEAKKSF, encoded by the exons ATGGGGAAGAGAAAAGGAGAACACCAAAATTCGAGTTCGAAATCGAAATCGAAGTCGAAATCGAGATCAAATAG AAAGGAGTCGGATTTAAAAGACAATCAAGATGCCCGGGAGGGAGGCAGTACAGATTACCATGCAAAGTCAAGAGGGAAATCGCAGTCCACAAAGTCGGTGGTTACTGTAGTGGATACAAAGTCACATCCCAGTTCACAAACGCATAAATCATCATCATCTGTTAGCTCTGAAGATTATGATCCATACTTTAATCCTAACATGGCAAAACCAGCTTTTCCAGCTAAGGAATCCTGCTGGATTTGTGGTAGATTAGCATTACCTAACAAAAAAGTATGTGACTTATGTCACTTGGATATAGCTAGGGAGGACAGAGAAGTATCCACGTTAATAAAGCAGGTTGTCAAAGATACCGTTTCAGAATTGAACACGAAACAATCTCCTCCTAGATCCGAGGCGCATTCATTCTCCACAGAGAAATATTCTTCAGATGATGATTCTGAGCATGAAAGTATCGGTTTTGATTTTTCCCTAATTCCTCCGTTTGTTGCAAGAATTAAAGAAGCAATTCAGTGGGAAGATGACGTATCCTCCCCCAAAAAGAAGAGATACTATAAGCAATTAGATAAAGTTAAAATCTCTTTTCCTTTACTAGATGAAATTAAGGAATTAATTACAGATGAGTGGGAGAAGACGGTTAAAAAACCTTCACTGAAGAACAAGCTGCAGAAGTTATATCCTCTAGCGGAACCTGATGAGGCACTTATATCCACAAATCCTCTTGTGGATGCGTCATTgatgaaaattgtaaaaaacgTAACCTTACCTCTGGAAGACTCAGTTTCCTTTAGCGACCTTATGGATCGGCAGATAGATCAGGATTTAAAGAGAGCCTTCTTAGCCTCAGGGGAGGTTACAAGAATTGGAATATCGTTGACTTCAGTGGCGAAAGCCTTGAAAGTGTGGATCGAAGATGTTCAAAAAGCGGTTGTGTCCAATTCCTCAGTTGAAGACATTACTTTTGCCTTGGAGGAACTCAGTCTAGTTTCTGATTTTGTGGGTACAGCTGCCGTTGATACAGTCAGGAGTTCTAGTAGGTCTATGCTTTACAATATTATGGCCAGGAGAGCGCTCTGGCTTAAGCCATGGTCAGCTGACCCCACATCCAAACAGTCATGGGCTAAAATACCGTTTGATGGTAAAAATCTTTTCGGATCCAAAATGGACACCGCAATTTCAAGGGTCACCGGTGGCAAATCCGGCCTGATCCCACAAGATAGAAAATTCAGAAGAACAAAATATCCCCAGTTTAAAAGACAACAATTTAATAGATTTACTGAGGCCAGATCCTACAGACCTGGAAAAGAGTTTAAAAGGAATTGGAAATCTCAGCCCTTTCAGAGGTCCATAAAATCCAGAGTTTCTCAACAGACAGGTGAAGCTAAGAAATCTTTTTGA